The proteins below come from a single Malus domestica chromosome 03, GDT2T_hap1 genomic window:
- the LOC139194043 gene encoding cyanogenic beta-glucosidase-like isoform X3 yields MAMRLQSLLLGVLLLAGFAAADSKATAVIPSRYSSASLNRSSFPLGFVFGSASASYQYEGAWDEGGKGPSIWDNFTHQYPEKIIDGSNGDVADDQYHRYKEDVNIMKDMGLDAYRFSISWSRLLPNGKLSGGVNKEGVQYYNNLINELLNKGVTPYATIFHWDLPQALKEEYGGFLNRQIVNHFRDYAELCFKLFGDRVKHWITLNEPYTFITFGYASGELAPGRCSAWQNLNCTGGDSATEPYIVAHHFLLAHAHAVKVYKTKYQGSQEGVIGITLATNWFVPVSNATRHWNAANRSLDFMFGWFMEPLTSGQYPHSMQVLVKERLPKFTQEESKLIKGSFDFVGMNYYTTHYSSDQPHNNSANASFLTDARVFESTELNGVPIGPPAASSWLVVYPKGIREILLYAKHKYNNPLIYITENGLDEFDDPTLSLPQSLNDTYRIDNLWHLGWQEGPEYS; encoded by the exons atggcAATGAGGTTACAGTCACTGCTGTTGGGTGTGCTACTACTAGCTGGCTTTGCAGCGGCAGATAGTAAAGCTACTGCTGTTATACCTAGTCGTTATAGCAGTGCTTCCCTGAACAGAAGCAGTTTTCCATTAGGCTTTGTATTTGGTTCAGCTTCAGCATCTTACCAA TATGAAGGTGCATGGGATGAAGGTGGTAAAGGACCGAGCATATGGGATAACTTCACCCACCAGTATCCAG AAAAAATCATTGATGGAAGCAATGGGGACGTGGCTGATGATCAATACCACCGCTATAAG GAAGATGTAAATATTATGAAGGATATGGGATTGGATGCTTATAGGTTCTCTATCTCATGGTCCAGATTGTTACCAA aTGGAAAGCTAAGTGGGGGTGTGAACAAGGAAGGAGTACAATACTACAACAATCTCATCAATGAACTCCTAAACAAAG GTGTAACGCCATATGCGACAATCTTTCATTGGGATCTTCCTCAAGCTTTAAAAGAAGAATATGGTGGTTTCTTAAACCGTCAAATTGT CAATCATTTTCGAGACTACGCAGAACTTTGCTTTAAGTTATTTGGCGATCGGGTAAAGCATTGGATCACACTAAATGAGCCATATACTTTTATTACTTTTGGCTATGCATCAGGAGAATTAGCACCCGGGCGATGTTCTGCTTGGCAGAACTTAAACTGCACCGGCGGTGATTCGGCTACCGAACCCTATATAGTAGCACACCACTTCCTCCTCGCTCATGCACATGCTGTTAAAGTGTACAAGACTAAATATCAG GGATCTCAAGAAGGCGTGATAGGAATAACATTAGCGACAAATTGGTTTGTGCCGGTTTCTAACGCAACGCGTCATTGGAATGCTGCAAATCGATCTTTGGATTTTATGTTTGGATG GTTTATGGAGCCATTGACAAGCGGCCAATATCCGCACAGTATGCAGGTTCTTGTTAAAGAAAGATTACCTAAATTTACACAAGAAGAATCCAAGTTAATAAAAGGGtcatttgattttgttggaATGAATTATTATACTACTCACTATTCAAGCGATCAACCTCATAATAATTCTGCAAATGCAAGCTTCCTGACCGATGCTCGCGTTTTTGAATCAA CCGAGCTTAATGGAGTCCCCATTGGTCCTCCG GCTGCTTCAAGCTGGCTAGTTGTTTATCCAAAAGGCATTCGAGAGATTTTACTCTACGCAAAGCACAAATATAATAATCCGCTCATTTACATTACTGAGAACg GCCTTGACGAGTTTGATGATCCCACATTGTCACTTCCGCAATCCCTCAATGATACCTACAGAATTGATAACCTATGGCATCTCGGGTGGCAAGAGGGACCGGAATACTCGTAA